DNA from Oncorhynchus tshawytscha isolate Ot180627B unplaced genomic scaffold, Otsh_v2.0 Un_scaffold_3409_pilon_pilon, whole genome shotgun sequence:
CGAGTTAAGTGGTTTAAAGAAACGCTGATTCCTTGTTCGTCCGCTTTTTGAAAATGCAGATTTCAAAAAAGCGAATGTGACCCTGGATATACACATTAAAAAAGCAGTGGGCCACCGCTGCTAAATGAATGTAGGGGTAACACTGCCGTTTGAGGTAGAAGTACTATAGTACCCAACTCCCTCTACTACAGCAGTTTGTGTTCAAACTTGCGCCTGTAGTTAATGTCCTGATGTAGTGATTCATAACTGCTGTACTCATCCGCTGAGATTAAAGGGGGCTAAATGAGGTAATGAGTGAATGAGGGATAAGGTAGTAAtgggtaatgatgatgatgacagcgAGGCTCTGATTACATACTGATTAAGCCTAAAGCACCAACATCTATCTCATGGTATCTACGCAGAGGGATATCTAAACACCATCACTCTACCTACAGTATTgtgtcagagagacaggggagggtcCCAAATCATTTTACATCCTCTAGTCTACCTAAAATGTAGTTGATTTTAGTAATGTACTCGTGTTATAGGTTGGAGCTAGGTGGTAATGTTGATGCTTGAGGGTGGTTAAGGGTACCACTATGTAATGTCTTGAGTCTGACTGGAGtcttggtgtttgtttgttgtagATCCTTCTGCGTTGGGTGAGGTTGTGTGTGGCTCTTGCTGCCATGCACCATGATGATGTATTGGTATTTTGTTTTTGAAGCGCTTTGAGATTATGAAAGAGatatagaaatgtaataaattattattacCTCTGTCGGACTGTGGATCCTGCTGCGCGGGGGGCCACTGTCTTGCTGGGGGATCGGCTCCCTGCACCGACATTAGTTGCACTTGATGCTGGTCCAGGCTGAGGAAGAGACAGTTACTTTAAaacacacaaaatactaagatTATAGAATAAAACCGAAATGGAACCATTGGATATGACCCACTTTGGATGTGGGGTTCTCTGAAATGATAATCACAAAtaacttcatcatcatcatcatcatcatcatatataTAAGCTCACTAGCTACTACTAGAGGCTACTACTAGAGGCCCTCTTTACCAGCGATGAGTACCCTAAAGCGCAATGAACAGCGTAGTCAAATGTAATTTCTAAATGATCATGTCATTGCAATGATTGTTTGTGCTAGTCTGGCTGTCTTACATACAACAGAATAAAGATTCGCTGATTCGAAAAATAGCCACGTCTACAAATAGATCATGGATCATCATACtaactaactttagctagctggctactttAGATGGCTTCTAAACCTGACAGTCACCTCGGCGGTAAAGAATGATTATAATATAAAACAGCAATGTTAAATAAGACTAATCTATAACATCATGCCTGCAATTGTACTAGGTTAGCTTGCTAACAGAGGCTAATTGAATGTCTCTGTTATGCCTAGCTAAATTGAATGAGAGCTAACGTAAGGTAGCTAGTCAGTTGGCTAAAGCCAAGTTAGAGGTGTACAACAATATAAAGAAAATTGAAAAATTACAGAATTCTTACCATTTTAAGTTGCACTTTGGATTTCAGCTAAAGAAGAAAACGTCAACTGTTCTTCGAACTGAAGTCCACGTCAAAAGGGCAGCAGTGCTGTACACAAATCGCTACAAATTCAGAAGGAATCCAAGAAAGATGACGCTTGTCTAAAAAGGACACGATTACAGAACGAAGGACCATTTTAGGTGCCCTATGTCAAGCCTGAACCAAGAAGCTCATAATTGACATCTATCGGATTCAATTTATTACAAATTGTAGATTAATATATAATCTCATGGTACaaattatttataaaaaaatagtGTACTTTAATTTCTAATTTGTTTAATCTAATTTTGGAGTTTGAACGAAAGGCAAATGAAAAGTGTGCGTGCCGAGAGAGGTGACGTGTCTCATAGGAAGCGACGTGCTCCAGAGGGTGGCATCTGACTCTATTTTGGTTCAACACAGGGGGATTTTGCCGTTGTAAATGAATTGAACATTTGAGCCATCATGTCGATTAGTAGGCTCAGTGGCATATTAGTGTTCGTAAGTTGACCACTATTTCCTGGACACAAGTTGGACAGACTGCATTATCAAGGAGTGAAAGGTAAAGTTTATGACAGACAACGTCCACACTGAATTAGTAACGAATGCATACTAGCTGGTCTCTGTGATACTAGCTACTCTCAGGTTGATATAAGCTCTGTTCACTGTGTTTAGTGTAGCTGGCGGCTAGAGATATCTATTGACTTTTTCAACAACATCACGGTTAGCTGATGCTATGGAGCTTAGCCAATTCAACGGGAGAACGTTCTATGGGTTGTGGCATTGTAGACTAAACAATCCACCTCTCTGCCATGTCAATAATGTCCTCCATTCTGTAACGTTGTATTGAATGTATTAATACTGTCTGACCCTTCTGAACAAGCCCCATGTTGATGACGAACCTGTCAGTGTCATCAGGCTTCTTTAAACATGTTGTCTGTCTCCTCCAGGATGGTGCGGGTGGTGTTTCTCCACCCAGACCTGGGTATAGGTGGTGCAGAGAGGCTGGTGGTGGATGCAGCTGTAGCTCTACGCTCTCGCGGCTGCAGTGTTCAGATCTGGACGGCCCACCATGATCCCACACACTGCTTCTCAGAGACACTGGACCCAGATCTGAACGTGGTGGGTGTCTATAACAGTGTAATCTAATAACAGTgttataacacacacaaacacactcgcaCTGTTTTCCTATCTGACCCTGTTTGTCATctccaggtgtgtgtgggtgactgGTTGCCCACCAGTGTGTTTGGGTACCTGCATGCCCTGTGTGCCTACCTCAGGATGATCTACGTAGCTCTCTACCTGGTCTTCCTCAGTGGAGTAGAGTACGACGTGGTCTTCTGTGATCAGGTTTGTGACACACCGTCaacatattttttttctcttcacttcagcataaatcaaatcaaatgtatttataaagcccttcttacatcagctgatatctcaaagtgctgtacagaaacccagcctaaaaccccaaacagcaagcaatgcaggtgtaaaagcacggtggctaggaaaaactccctagaaaggccaaaacctaggaagaaacctagagaggaaccagactatgaggggtggccagtcctcttctggctgtgtcgggtggagattataacagaacatggccaagatgttcgaatgttcataaatgaccagcatggtcaaataataataatcacagtagttgtcgagggtgcagcaagtcagcacctcaggagtaaatgtcagttggcttttcatagccgatcattaagagtatctctaacgctcctgctgtctctagagagtttgaaaacagcaggtctgggacaggtagcacgtccggtgaacaggtctgggttccatagccacaggcagaagaGTTGATACTGGAGCAACAGCACagccaggtgaactggggacagcaaggagtcatcaagccaggtagtcctgaggcatggtcctagggcttaggtcctccgagagagagaaagaaagagagaattagagagagcatacttaaattcacacaggacaccgtataagacaggagaagtactccagatataacaaactgaccctagccccccgacacataaactactgcagcataaatactggaggctgagacaggaggggtcaggagacactgtggccctatccgatgatacccccggacagggccaaacaggaaggatataaccccacccaatttgccaaagcacagcccccacaccactagaggatatcttcaaccaccaacttaccatcctgagacaaggccgattATAGCCCACacagatctccgccacggcacaacccattggggggcgccaacccagacaggaagatcacgtccctcctagggatggcatgaaagagcaccagtaagccagtgactcagcctctgtaaaagggttagaggcagagaatccccgtggagagaggggaaccggccaggcagagacagcaagggcggttcgaaaccttgaaatcagcccttgccttgacaggaagccagtgtagggagactagcactggagtaatatgatccaattttttggttctagtcaggattctagcagccgtatttagcactaactgaagtatatttagtgctttatccgggtagccagaaagtagagcattgcagtagtttaacctagaagtaacaaaagcatggattatttttctgcataatttttggcagaaagtttctgatttttgtaatgttacgtagatggaaaaaagctgtccttgaaacagtcttgatatgttcatcaaaagagatcagggtccagagtaacgccgaggtccttcacagttttatttgatttgactgtacaaccgtacaaccatcaagattaattgtcagattcaacagaagatctctttgtttcttgggacctagaacaagcatctctgtaatgtcagagtttaaaagtagaaagtttgcagccatccacttccttatgtctgaaacacaagcttctagcgagggcaattttgggacttcaccatgtttcattgaaatgtacagctgtgtgtcatccgcatagcagtgaaagttaacattatgtatttgaatgacatccccaagaggtaaaatatatagtgaaaacaatagtggtcctaaaacggaaccttgaggaacaccgaaatttacagtttatttgtcagaggacaaactattcacagagacaaactgatatctttccaacagataagatctaaaccaggccagaacttgtccgtgtaaaccaatttgggtttccattctctccaaaagaatgtggtgatcgatggaatcaaaagcagcactaaggtctaggttACCTTTTCATTTTGACTCTCACCTTCACACTCGTCTTTTTTGCTTTCACTTTTTCTGTAGTTGTGATTGTAGTAGATAcaaccctactctctctcctattACAGGTGTCGGTGTGTATCCCAGTCCTGAGGTTGTCTCGTCAGAAGAAAAAGGTTCTGTTCTACTGTCATTTCCCAGACCAGCTCCTGACCCAGAGAGGCTCAGCTCTGAAAAAGCTCTACCGCGCCCCCATAGACAGACTGGAGGAACTCACCACTGGCATGGCTGATATGGTGAGAGTATAGAGCCAGAGAAAGAAGGATTAGAGTATAGAACCAGAGAAAGAAGAATTAGAGTACAGAACCAGAGAAAGAAGGATTAGATTTTAAGAGTAGAAAATACCAACAGTTTCATTCATTTAATTTCAATGGAAACTAGTTTTGATTTTCCCAATTGAGCTCTCTCCTTTGACCTTGTTGATGAGATATCACTGACTGATCCTTCTTGTTTCTTGTCCCAGGTGCTGGTGAACAGTTGTTTCACTGCAGTGGTCTTTAGGGAGACCTTCCGTTCCCTTGATGGGGTCCAGACTGACGTCCTCTATCCCTCGCTCAACACACACAGTTTTGACAGCCCCCCTGAGGAGCAGCTAGAGCAGGGTCTGGGGGGCTTGATCCCTGAAGGTGTGtcctgcctcttcctctctctgaacCGCTATGAGAGGAAGAAGAGCCTGGGTCTGGCCCTGGAGGGCCTCTCTTCCCTGAAGACCCTCCTCGCCACAGGCGACCAGGCAGGAGTCCACCTGGTGGTGGCAGGGGGGTACGACGGCCGTGTTGCTGAGAATGTCCAGCACTATGCTGAGCTGAAGGAGCTAGCAGCACGGCTGGGATTGGAGGACTCTGTCACCTTCCTGCGCTCTCCCTCAGACAGCCAGAAGGTGGCGCTGTTGCGGGGCAGTGCATGCGTTCTCTACACGCCCAGCAGAGAGCACTTTGGGATAGTGCCAGTGGAGGCCATGTACTGCTGCTGTCCCGTCATTGCTGTGAGGTCTGGAGGGCCTCTGGAGAGTGTAGCTGACGGGGAGACGGGCTTCCTGTGTGAGCCCACGGCCGAGGCCTTCTCCCTGGCCATGGAGAAGCTGTTCAGAGACCCCCAGCTCCGCAGGGACATGGGCCAGGCCGGCAGGAGGCGGGTTCAGGAGAAGTTCTCCCTGGAGGCCTTCTCAGACCAGCTGCACGGGTACATCCTCAGGCTGACCCAGTGACACCTCTGCTGGAGCAGTAACTGGGCAGGGGTGCGTTAGCGGAGCAGCTTTCGGTAGAAGTCGCCCTTCGACACATCTAGATCATCATACCTTCTCTCAATCCCTGCCTAAATCCTAACCAAAGAATGGAGAACTGACCTGAGATCAGCATCTCATTGGTGCATTTTCATCCTACTGCAACTATAGCCAGGTAGAGGTGGATGGGCTAAATATGTAGGGATAAAATATGGTTACTGAGGACTGTGAGGAcgggaggacagactggggagGGGGGTAATCTAGAGGTACGCTGACTGAGGAGGACTCTAGACAATTAGTCATTGTTCCTCCAGGAGGGGTTACTGAGGACTGGATTACAGACTGGGAGGGGGTAATGTAGAGGTACACTGACTGAGGAGGACTCTAGATAATTAGTCATTGTTCCTCCAGGTGGGGTTACTGAGGACTGGATTACAGACTGGGGAGGGGGGTAATGTAGAGGTACGCTGACTGAGGAGAACTCTAGACAATTAGTCATTGTTCCTCCAGGAGGGGTTGCtgagggaatggagggatggaatcTCAGCTCCAATTAACAAAAGAGTAAGGACTTTACCCATACTGCCCCGGGGCCTCTCGTAACAATACCAGCAGCGGCCCTTGGTTCCAGAAGTGTGTGAGGGGGTGACCAGGGGCTTAATGAACAAGAGCTACAAAACCACTAGGATGGGTCTGTAATGTGATAGACGTGCTGCTGTGTGTTTGCACATGCCACCGAGCGCCATTAGCCAGTTGGCAGCCACAGATCGATAAGCAGGATGTTTGCCACTTCCTCTGTCCTTTCAGACCTTGGTTACTTTTCACAATGAGGGAATGTTTGGCCTGTACATTGCTGTTGCTGTCGGTCTCTGGGTTATTAGGAGATGATGCTGTGTGttggtcattatgtgtgtgtagTATAGAAGGTCATGTTGTctgctggtcagtctgtgttactAACCTCTAGAAGAGCTCTTATTGACATTCCTCAAGTCTTAATAAAACAGTCAGAGGACACATATCTGGTTTACCAACTCTGCTTGTTTTGTTGTCAagttctttctttttctcttttgtACCAGACTGTTGTGTATCAGGCAGGTgtccaacacacgcacacacactccaaatCCAACTGTCATCTACCCACTGCAAATGCAATGCCAccgagagagaagaggagtggaaaAGTAGAGGGccgtgtttgtgagtgtgtgtgtgtgttcagtcaaTGTTTCAGTGAGCAGAGGAATTAGCAGGAGATGAGGAGGGCTGTTACCACGGTGATTTAGAGACCCTGCTAGGAGGGGAAGATAAAGCGGCCCTCTGGAACCAccagggagagaacacacacactggagccatggggagaggacacacacactggagccatggggagagaacacacacactggagccatggggagagaacacacacactggagccatggggagaggacacacacactggagccatggggagaggacacacacactggagccatggggagagaacacacacactggagccatggggagaggacacacacactggagccatggggagaggacacacacactggagccatggggagagaacacacacactggagccatggggagagaacacacacactggagccatggggagagaacacacactggagccatggggagagaacacacacactggagccatggggagaggacacacacactggagccatggggagagaacacacacactggagccatggggagagaacacacacactggagccatggggagaggacacacacactggagccatggggagagaacacacacactggagccatggggagagaacacacacactggagccatggggagagaacacacacactggagccatggggagagaacacacacactggagccatggggagagaacacacacactggagccatggggagagaacacacacact
Protein-coding regions in this window:
- the alg2 gene encoding alpha-1,3/1,6-mannosyltransferase ALG2 — protein: MVRVVFLHPDLGIGGAERLVVDAAVALRSRGCSVQIWTAHHDPTHCFSETLDPDLNVVCVGDWLPTSVFGYLHALCAYLRMIYVALYLVFLSGVEYDVVFCDQVSVCIPVLRLSRQKKKVLFYCHFPDQLLTQRGSALKKLYRAPIDRLEELTTGMADMVLVNSCFTAVVFRETFRSLDGVQTDVLYPSLNTHSFDSPPEEQLEQGLGGLIPEGVSCLFLSLNRYERKKSLGLALEGLSSLKTLLATGDQAGVHLVVAGGYDGRVAENVQHYAELKELAARLGLEDSVTFLRSPSDSQKVALLRGSACVLYTPSREHFGIVPVEAMYCCCPVIAVRSGGPLESVADGETGFLCEPTAEAFSLAMEKLFRDPQLRRDMGQAGRRRVQEKFSLEAFSDQLHGYILRLTQ